The Streptomyces sp. HUAS MG91 sequence CGGCCGAGCCGGTCAGCGCGACGAGCGTGGCGCCGAGCCGGGCGACGACGTGCCGGGCGAGTGCGCCGAGCGCCGCCTTGACGTCGTCGACGACGATGGCGGGCACTCCGACGGGCCGGGTGGCCAGGACCGCGACGGCGCCCTTGGCGACCACGTCGGCGGCGTAGTCGTGGCCGTCCACGCGCTCACCGGCGAAGGCGGCGAACAGGCTGCCGGGCTCCACCTCACGGGAGTCCCTGACCACCGGTCCGGTGACCCGGACCTGCGGATCCGGTATGTCGTACGTCTGCCCGCCGACGACTGTGGCGATCTCGGCGAGGGAGAGGGCGATCACAACTTCATCCCTGGGTTTGCTCGATGGCTTCGCGAAGCACCAGGCGGTCGTCGAAGGGACGCACCACCCCGGCGATGTCCTGTCCCTGCTCGTGGCCCTTGCCGGCGACGAGCACGGTGTCGCCGGGCTCGGCGCGCGCGACGGCGGCGGCGATGGCCGCGGCCCGGTCCTCGAAGACGGCGACGTCGCCGCGCTCGTGGGCCGGCACGTCGGCGGCGCCGGCGAGCATCGTCGCGAGGATCGCGAGGGGGTCCTCGGAGCGGGGGTTGTCGGAGGTGAGGATGGCCGTGTCGGCGAACCGCGCGGCGGCGGCGCCCATCGGCATCCGCTTCGTCCTGTCCCGGTCCCCGCCACAGCCCAGCACGATGTGCAGCTTGTTCTCGGTGACCTTGCGCAGCGCCTTGAGGACGGACTCGACGGCGTCGGTCTTGTGCGCGTAGTCGACGACGGCGAGGTAGTCCTGCCCGGCGTCCACGCGCTCCAGGCGGCCCGGCACGCCGGGCACGGCGGCGACGCCGTCGGCCGCGGTCTGCGGGTCGATCCCGGCGACGGCCAGGGTGGCGATCGCGGCGAGGGTGTTCGCGACGTTGAAGGGGCCCGGCAGCGGTGCCTTGGCGGCGATCCGCTCGCCCTTGGGGCCGACGACGGTCAGCGTCGAGCCGAGCGGCCCGACCTCGACGTCCTCGGCGCGCCAGTCGGCGTCGGGGTGGCCCTCGGCGGAGAAGGTGACGACGGGGACCTCGGACTCGTCGATGAGCCGGCGCCCGTACTCGTCGTCGTAGTTCACGACGCCCTGTTTGCTGCGCGCACGCGTGAACAGCTGCGCCTTCGCCTGGAAGTAGTCCTCCATGTCCCGGTGGAACTCCATGTGCTCCGGGCTGAGGTTGTTGAAGACGGCGACGTCGAAGACGCAGCCGTCGACCCGGCCGAGCACGAGGGCGTGGCTGGAGACCTCCATGGCGACGGCGTCGACGCCGCGCTCGCGCATGACGGCGAACAGCGCCTGGAGGTCGGTGGCTTCGGGGGTGGTCCGCTCGGACTTGATCCGCTCGTCGCCGATGCGCATCTCGACCGTGCCGATGAGCCCGGTGGAGCGCACCTCCCGCAGACCGCCCTC is a genomic window containing:
- a CDS encoding UDP-N-acetylmuramoyl-L-alanyl-D-glutamate--2,6-diaminopimelate ligase encodes the protein MTTITPDPGNQPAPRPSLRSGRAGPGTLTAVPHADQSQTTQKGAPVTYPGPPRPAEVTAASLVELAGQLGVAVPRATVEVTGITHDSRAVRPGDLYAALPGARAHGADFAAQAAGLGAVAALTDPAGADRVTAAGLAALVVENPRGQMGELAATIYGHPGRDLLQIGITGTSGKTTTAYLVEGGLREVRSTGLIGTVEMRIGDERIKSERTTPEATDLQALFAVMRERGVDAVAMEVSSHALVLGRVDGCVFDVAVFNNLSPEHMEFHRDMEDYFQAKAQLFTRARSKQGVVNYDDEYGRRLIDESEVPVVTFSAEGHPDADWRAEDVEVGPLGSTLTVVGPKGERIAAKAPLPGPFNVANTLAAIATLAVAGIDPQTAADGVAAVPGVPGRLERVDAGQDYLAVVDYAHKTDAVESVLKALRKVTENKLHIVLGCGGDRDRTKRMPMGAAAARFADTAILTSDNPRSEDPLAILATMLAGAADVPAHERGDVAVFEDRAAAIAAAVARAEPGDTVLVAGKGHEQGQDIAGVVRPFDDRLVLREAIEQTQG